One genomic window of Punica granatum isolate Tunisia-2019 chromosome 1, ASM765513v2, whole genome shotgun sequence includes the following:
- the LOC116193955 gene encoding protein LTV1 homolog, with the protein MGRKTKKFIDKKKAATFQLLSRDSTDPNFAADAPGGDRIFVRVDNSPYSVETLDGNDDGDDDPNSRFADAPEDVEEAGAFRSLAGASNGKKQQLPEHVRREILELGFPDDGYNYLLHLRDIRNTGGGSAFYQNPKARLDLVPKDVKAYDASRVMVGGVNDEPNDGSIYNVASQSVNVKVQKVFDPEVAALLDDNDLSRFGSDIEDLEEDFVVQANCPESGGNVMDQKLNLLRISEAAKGVTDNLNTSVHLEKQTTDVYEDGNSEYVTEKPRVRRLLDEQFDLLERQEYGSDYEDEDDYYPVYGDEEEECLADKLKHSLNDKVMDELEIEGDYKAPADLLREKDQLKSKKLEDSAADLIDRCREYAEKYQKENEDDREVMIVEESSDESEMWDCETIVSTYSNLDNHPQKIEAPEVARRRLLSATVPGALAANNKVISLKGKEKLPVDFLPRGRKPATEKVKGGNTVRLEQQKGRQHGQESKEEKKERKSVVKEERREARRMKKETKGLYRCEAQRAQRVAAITGPSSIPLV; encoded by the exons ATGGGCCGCAAGACGAAGAAGTTCATCGACAAGAAGAAGGCCGCGACCTTCCAGCTGCTCTCCCGCGACTCCACGGACCCCAACTTCGCCGCCGACGCTCCGGGAGGTGACCGCATCTTCGTCCGCGTCGACAACAGTCCGTACTCCGTAGAAACTCTTGACGGCAACGACGATGGAGACGATGATCCGAACTCGAGATTTGCCGACGCGCCGGAGGACGTCGAGGAAGCTGGGGCCTTCCGGAGCTTGGCCGGGGCATCGAACGGGAAGAAGCAGCAGCTGCCGGAGCACGTTAGAAGGGAGATTCTGGAGCTGGGGTTTCCTGATGATGGGTACAATTACTTGTTGCATCTGAGGGACATTAGGAACACTGGCGGCGGATCAGCTTTCTATCAGAACCCCAAAGCGAGGCTTGACTTGGTCCCGAAAGATGTGAAG GCATATGATGCATCGAGAGTCATGGTCGGAGGAGTGAATGATGAACCCAATGATGGCTCCATCTACAATGTAGCCTCTCAGTCAGTTAATGTGAAGGTTCAGAAAGTGTTTGATCCTGAAGTTGCTGCCCTGCTCGATGATAATGATCTGTCACGGTTTGGTTCAGATATCGAAGATTTGGAAGAAGATTTTGTGGTTCAGGCCAACTGTCCTGAATCAGGGGGGAATGTTATGgatcaaaaattgaatttgttGAGGATATCGGAGGCTGCTAAAGGAGTTACTGACAATCTAAATACTTCAGTTCATCTAGAGAAACAAACAACTGATGTTTATGAGGATGGGAATAGTGAGTACGTCACGGAGAAACCAAGGGTTCGTCGGCTTCTTGATGAACAATTCGATCTG CTTGAACGACAAGAATATGGATCTGATTACGAGGATGAAGATGATTACTACCCGGTCTATGGCGATGAAGAGGAGGAATGCCTTGCTGATAAGCTTAAACATTCTCTAAATGACAAAGTTATGGATGAGCTAGAAATCGAAGGCGATTATAAAGCTCCAGCTGACTTGTTGCGTGAGAAGGATCAATTAAAAAGCAAAAAGCTAGAGGATTCTGCTGCAGATTTGATTGACCGCTGCAGGGAATATGCAGAGAAGTATCAAAAAGAGAATGAAGATGATAGAGAAGTAATGATCGTAGAAGAAAGTAGCGATGAATCGGAGATGTGGGATTGTGAAACAATAGTCTCTACATACTCGAACCTTGATAATCACCCTCAGAAAATCGAAGCACCCGAAGTAGCTCGTAGGAGATTGTTGTCTGCAACTGTTCCTGGAGCTTTAGCTGCAAACAATAAGGTGATCAGCCttaaagggaaagaaaaactTCCTGTGGATTTTCTGCCTCGTGGCAGAAAACCTGCTACGGAGAAAGTCAAGGGTGGGAATACCGTGAGACTGGAGCAGCAGAAGGGAAGACAACACGGCCAAGAGTCcaaagaggagaagaaagagCGGAAG TCTGTGGTGAAGGAGGAAAGGCGGGAAGCTAGACGCATGAAAAAGGAAACGAAGGGGCTTTACAGGTGTGAAGCACAACGTGCTCAGAGAGTTGCTGCTATTACAGGCCCATCTTCGATTCCTCTCGTGTAG
- the LOC116193988 gene encoding glycine-rich cell wall structural protein 2-like → MAASSSLLLAVLMLIICHMSVPMQGSGNEIPTKDSLGNATSSDVTNIVDTSKNTNVGYYRGGGGGGGGGGGGGGAGGSGGGGGGGGGGGGYSWGWGGGGGGGGGGGGGGGGGGGGAGGGNGWGWGGGGGGGGWWKWACGRQPKSSSERASRDRERRRWRDNKGNEYAMGEYAQCMAKNRCRGMRLNCPLHCGGPCFYDCVHMCKAHCLHRPPPRPRN, encoded by the coding sequence ATGGCAGCATCGAGCAGTCTCCTATTGGCAGTTTTGATGCTAATCATCTGTCACATGTCAGTTCCTATGCAGGGGAGTGGCAATGAAATCCCAACTAAGGACTCCCTGGGCAATGCCACTTCTTCAGATGTCACGAACATCGTGGATACCAGCAAGAATACTAATGTCGGGTATTACCGAGGTGGTGGTGGAGGCggaggcggaggaggaggaggaggaggagcaggtGGTAGCGGtggtggaggtggaggtggaggtggaggcGGAGGCTACTCATGGGGATGGGGtggtggaggtggtggtggtggtggtggtggaggaggaggaggaggaggtggtggcgGCGCGGGTGGGGGCAACGGATGGGGATGGGGAGGTGGAGGAGGGGGAGGTGGGTGGTGGAAGTGGGCATGCGGCAGGCAGCCAAAATCCAGCTCGGAGAGGGCTAGTCGTGATCGTGAGAGGAGGAGGTGGAGGGATAACAAAGGGAATGAGTACGCAATGGGAGAGTATGCGCAGTGCATGGCGAAGAATCGGTGCAGAGGCATGAGACTGAACTGCCCGCTTCACTGCGGCGGCCCTTGCTTCTACGACTGCGTTCACATGTGCAAGGCTCACTGTCTTCATCGTCCTCCTCCCAGACCCCGGAATTGA
- the LOC116193972 gene encoding B-box zinc finger protein 20-like isoform X1, whose product MKIQCDVCSKKAAVVFCAADEAALCSGCDHHVHHANKLAFRHPRLSLLEPPANCSEQAPHAPVCDICQERRAVLFCQQDRAVLCKDCDVPIHTSNDHTQNHSRYLLTRVKLSTSAPPLLFTDHLKPEDMIPKPAPISEAISSPMSSNMDGVNCDHWAGERGGGGGSSLGSGSLLRGVLTMEMLHGAWHFEDMVDSCSESVASFSFTKNDDGFTLSPDTELENHPMHPPFPESMRMRAPDAPAFELQYPTQLSLPLGTQAVPFKETSPNQKKGDGFTVPLVISPFCQDPTFL is encoded by the exons ATGAAGATCCAGTGCGATGTGTGCAGCAAAAAAGCTGCGGTGGTGTTCTGTGCTGCGGACGAGGCTGCCCTCTGCAGCGGCTGTGATCACCACGTCCACCACGCCAATAAGCTTGCCTTCAGGCACCCTCGCCTTTCACTCCTCGAACCTCCTGCAAACTGCTCCGAGCAAGCTCCCCATGCCCCAGTTTGTGACATTTGTCAG GAGCGCAGAGCAGTCTTGTTCTGCCAACAGGACAGAGCAGTCCTCTGCAAAGACTGCGATGTTCCGATACACACATCCAACGATCACACCCAGAACCACTCCCGGTACTTGCTCACCAGAGTGAAGCTCTCCACTTCGGCACCTCCTCTTCTATTTACTGATCATCTCAAGCCCGAGGACATGATTCCAAAACCTGCCCCCATCTCTGAGGCAATATCTAGCCCAATGAGCTCGAACATGGACGGTGTGAACTGTGATCACTGGGCGGGGGAAagaggtggaggaggaggttCGAGTCTGGGCAGTGGTAGCTTATTAAGGGGGGTCTTAACAATGGAGATGCTGCATGGGGCATGGCATTTCGAGGACATGGTTGATTCCTGCTCAGAATCTGTTGCATCCTTCAGCTTCACCAAG AATGATGATGGCTTCACACTGTCTCCTGATACCGAGCTTGAAAATCATCCTATGCATCCACCTTTCCCGGAAAGTATGAGAATGCGGGCCCCTGATGCACCAGCTTTTGAACTCCAGTATCCTACTCAGCTTTCTCTACCACTCGGCACACAAGCTGTTCCATTCAAGGAGACGAGTCCTAACCAGAAGAAGGGCGATGGTTTCACAGTTCCTCTTGTTATTAGCCCTTTTTGTCAGGATCCAACCTTCTTGTAA
- the LOC116193972 gene encoding B-box zinc finger protein 21-like isoform X2, translating to MKIQCDVCSKKAAVVFCAADEAALCSGCDHHVHHANKLAFRHPRLSLLEPPANCSEQAPHAPVCDICQERRAVLFCQQDRAVLCKDCDVPIHTSNDHTQNHSRYLLTRVKLSTSAPPLLFTDHLKPEDMIPKPAPISEAISSPMSSNMDGVNCDHWAGERGGGGGSSLGSGSLLRGVLTMEMLHGAWHFEDMVDSCSESVASFSFTKITFAEVQFAE from the exons ATGAAGATCCAGTGCGATGTGTGCAGCAAAAAAGCTGCGGTGGTGTTCTGTGCTGCGGACGAGGCTGCCCTCTGCAGCGGCTGTGATCACCACGTCCACCACGCCAATAAGCTTGCCTTCAGGCACCCTCGCCTTTCACTCCTCGAACCTCCTGCAAACTGCTCCGAGCAAGCTCCCCATGCCCCAGTTTGTGACATTTGTCAG GAGCGCAGAGCAGTCTTGTTCTGCCAACAGGACAGAGCAGTCCTCTGCAAAGACTGCGATGTTCCGATACACACATCCAACGATCACACCCAGAACCACTCCCGGTACTTGCTCACCAGAGTGAAGCTCTCCACTTCGGCACCTCCTCTTCTATTTACTGATCATCTCAAGCCCGAGGACATGATTCCAAAACCTGCCCCCATCTCTGAGGCAATATCTAGCCCAATGAGCTCGAACATGGACGGTGTGAACTGTGATCACTGGGCGGGGGAAagaggtggaggaggaggttCGAGTCTGGGCAGTGGTAGCTTATTAAGGGGGGTCTTAACAATGGAGATGCTGCATGGGGCATGGCATTTCGAGGACATGGTTGATTCCTGCTCAGAATCTGTTGCATCCTTCAGCTTCACCAAG ATTACTTTTGCTGAGGTTCAATTTGCAGAATGA
- the LOC116193946 gene encoding uncharacterized protein LOC116193946 encodes MGALAPAAPWIPEDDFLLKHAVETGASLESLAKGAVRFSRRYTVREIQERWYSLLYDPVISAEASVHMIEFEQLAPTLTSKFTKFGDLKGNKYSSGKRKTQSVRSCYYALRKRICNEPFNSEDFDYLVGPSNGIRTVDGTLTGDYMLGDPNSSHFELQESDLEIVQHAFPNLLMDGVISTNNAFAKDVEKPTEGFPVEQDDLSRAMPSPLKRDAGHMELFETNNIGAKSSPAFAPSNHNGENTCQEMEQTHVFNSPILDCGASFHGLDCSSPLPDMPIWKAVEGMSTPDDLGLGEKDLCIEEALTITNDDENKNVGHSGDSTKGYLAELSESLLNFTNEEELLFMDVDAKDPFDKSYYDGLSSLLLNSPIDANQEGDLTDVPQAISAAVASKTNLVPDDICKSEECMASSVSGSGLQFSETCDGFMLCALNTEDPDIPCNDDVVFPKMFGTSSAFVKAKSRFQESKNCIPSALGKDLSANPRTVERGPGISQGQYHGLSQSIGPLVSVKNSANPTVGSARGTKCEVSNSNVDANLADISDRLTVRLENMPTLTLKEEQAETSGVKHLASNSTDCALEKPLNDSDKFQFQQQDAPPEVRDPLDSELGTIDPAGLETGTGPCSSAPEQIESDDDLASFSDIEAMILDMDLDPDDQDFFSNEEVSRYNNEAARRTIVRLEQGAHSYMQRAIASHKAFAVLYGHYSKHYIRKQEVLLGRGTEGFKVDIDLGTEGRSNKISRRQATIKLEKNGSCLLRNLGNKFSIFVNNKPVAPGLSLTLTPNCLIEIRGTPFIFDVNPSCVKQFLGSTSGNQQEQS; translated from the exons ATGGGAGCTCTGGCCCCCGCCGCCCCTTGGATTCCGGAGGACGATTTCCTGCTGAAACACGCCGTTGAG ACTGGTGCTTCCTTGGAATCTCTTGCGAAAGGTGCAGTGCGATTTTCTCGAAGGTACACTGTCCGAGAAATTCAGGAACGGTGGTACTCCCTCCTCTACGACCCCGTTATTTCCGCTGAAGCTTCAGTCCACATGATTGAATTTGAGCAACTTGCTCCAACCCTCACATCAAAGTTCACTAAGTTTGGAGACTTGAAGGGAAACAAGTATTCCTCTGGAAAGAGAAAAACCCAGAGCGTTCGCAGCTGCTACTATGCTCTTCGCAAAAGAATATGCAATGAGCCGTTTAACTCTGAGGATTTTGACTACCTTGTGGGCCCCAGTAATGGAATTCGAACTGTAGATGGTACGCTAACAGGGGATTACATGCTTGGGGACCCTAACTCGAGCCATTTTGAGCTTCAAGAATCTGATCTCGAGATTGTGCAGCATGCTTTTCCTAATCTTCTGATGGATGGTGTGATTAGTACAAATAATGCCTTTGCTAAAGACGTGGAGAAACCAACTGAAGGCTTTCCTGTGGAGCAAGATGATCTGAGTAGAGCAATGCCTAGTCCTCTTAAAAGGGATGCTGGTCATATGGAGTTGTTCGAAACCAACAATATAGGTGCAAAATCTTCGCCTGCTTTTGCTCCTTCAAATCACAATGGCGAAAACACTTGCCAGGAAATGGAACAAACCCATGTATTCAACTCCCCAATTTTGGACTGTGGTGCCTCCTTTCATGGGTTGGACTGTTCGTCTCCACTTCCAGATATGCCTATTTGGAAAGCTGTGGAAGGCATGTCAACACCAGATGATCTCGGCCTAGGAGAGAAGGATCTTTGCATTGAAGAAGCTTTAACTATAACCAATGATGATGAAAATAAGAATGTGGGTCACTCAGGTGATAGTACTAAAGGTTACTTGGCAGAACTCTCGGAGTCTCTGCTGAACTTCACAAATGAGGAAGAGCTCCTTTTCATGGATGTTGATGCGAAGGACCCCTTTGATAAGTCTTACTATGATGGCCTGAGCTCACTCCTTCTGAATTCTCCAATTGATGCTAATCAAGAAGGAGACTTAACTGATGTGCCCCAAGCTATTTCTGCAGCAGTGGCTTCTAAAACCAACTTGGTTCCTGATGATATCTGCAAATCAGAAGAGTGCATGGCATCAAGCGTGTCGGGTTCAGGCCTGCAATTTTCTGAGACATGCGATGGGTTTATGTTATGTGCATTGAACACAGAGGACCCGGACATTCCATGCAATGATGATGTTGTGTTTCCAAAGATGTTTGGCACTTCCTCGGCTTTCGTGAAGGCGAAGAGCAGGTTCCAAGAAAGTAAAAATTGTATTCCTTCCGCTTTGGGGAAGGATTTGTCAGCAAATCCAAGAACTGTTGAAAGGGGCCCAGGGATTTCCCAGGGCCAGTATCATGGTCTCTCACAATCAATTGGCCCACTGGTTTCAGTAAAGAATTCTGCTAACCCAACTGTTGGGTCTGCTCGCGGGACTAAATGCGAGGTCTCCAATAGCAATGTCGATGCCAATTTGGCCGACATAAGTGATCGATTGACTGTTAGGTTGGAGAATATGCCAACTTTGACACTGAAGGAGGAGCAGGCGGAAACTTCAGGGGTCAAACATCTAGCCAGTAATTCAACTGATTGTGCTCTGGAGAAGCCCCTTAATGATTCTGACAAATTTCAGTTCCAACAACAAGATGCCCCTCCGGAGGTTCGAGACCCTCTAGATTCTGAACTTGGGACAATAGATCCTGCTGGCCTGGAGACAGGAACGGGTCCTTGTTCTTCAGCACCAGAACAAATTGAAAGTGATGATGATCTGGCTTCATTTTCCGATATTGAGGCAATG ATCCTCGACATGGACTTGGACCCAGATGACcaggattttttttctaatgaaGAAG TCTCGCGGTATAATAATGAGGCGGCGAGGAGGACAATAGTGAGGCTAGAGCAAGGAGCTCATTCTTATATGCAAAGAGCCATCGCATCTCATAAAGCGTTTGCTGTTCTATACGGTCACTATTCGAAGCACTATATAAGAAAACAAGAG GTCTTACTTGGGAGAGGGACTGAAGGTTTTAAAGTTGACATTGACTTGGGGACAGAAGGACGATCTAACAAAATTTCAAGGCGACAG GCGACAATAAAGTTGGAGAAAAATGGGTCTTGCCTTCTGAGGAATCTTGGGAACAAATTCTCTATCTTTGTCAATAACAAGCCAGTGGCGCCTGGGCTGAGTCTAACACTGACTCCCAATTGTCTGATTGAG ATCAGAGGAACGCCTTTCATATTTGATGTAAACCCGAGTTGTGTGAAGCAATTCCTTGGGAGCACCTCAGGGAATCAGCAAGAGCAATCCTAG